A portion of the Polaribacter cellanae genome contains these proteins:
- a CDS encoding tyrosine-type recombinase/integrase, with protein sequence MKQLKLQNTSYKVLLQSFTEWLDILGYAESTLYNLPNHIKEFFYWLEKKNINTLENIHTETIKDYYQHLQLRPNETRGGSLSKAYLNKHQQALKKFREYLQKHNYKGFRIHLKTEKDSNQKQVDILTQEEIKELFTTTNYSHQRDSFKLRDKALLVLFYSCGLRRNEVVHLDVSDVLFDKERIYVRKGKNYKERFVPINNYNSRILEDYIFEARPELNIYNSTEALFISQQGKRMQGQSMLNRLKEVIKKTENKELQEKQITLHSLRHSIATHLLQQEIHIEIISKFLGHSSLESTQIYTHLVKQL encoded by the coding sequence ATGAAACAATTAAAACTACAAAATACAAGCTACAAAGTATTATTACAATCATTTACAGAATGGTTAGACATCTTGGGTTATGCAGAAAGTACGCTTTACAACTTGCCAAATCATATCAAAGAATTTTTTTATTGGTTAGAGAAAAAGAATATAAATACATTAGAAAACATCCATACAGAAACTATAAAAGACTACTATCAACACTTACAATTACGTCCCAATGAAACCAGAGGAGGCAGTTTAAGTAAAGCCTATTTAAACAAGCATCAACAAGCATTAAAGAAGTTTAGAGAATATTTACAAAAGCACAATTACAAAGGGTTTAGAATCCACTTAAAAACAGAGAAAGACAGCAACCAAAAGCAAGTAGATATTTTAACACAAGAAGAAATTAAAGAACTATTTACAACCACAAATTACAGTCATCAAAGAGATAGTTTTAAGTTAAGAGATAAAGCATTATTAGTATTGTTTTATAGTTGTGGTTTACGAAGAAATGAGGTAGTTCATTTAGATGTGAGTGATGTACTGTTTGATAAGGAAAGAATCTATGTACGAAAAGGAAAGAATTACAAAGAGCGTTTTGTACCCATCAACAATTACAATAGTAGAATACTCGAAGATTACATTTTTGAAGCACGTCCAGAACTCAATATTTACAACAGTACAGAAGCATTATTTATAAGTCAACAAGGAAAGCGAATGCAAGGACAAAGTATGCTCAATAGATTAAAAGAAGTGATTAAAAAAACAGAAAATAAAGAGCTTCAAGAAAAACAAATCACACTCCACAGTTTACGTCATTCTATAGCAACACACTTATTACAGCAAGAAATACATATAGAAATCATCAGTAAGTTTTTAGGCCATAGTTCATTAGAAAGTACACAAATCT